The stretch of DNA CGCCAAGGCCATGACTTGAAGAAGCTTCCTTACCGGGCTAAATGGTTCCCTTTTGGGCCGATCTTTGCTTTCTCACTTTGTCTTATCGTGATACTTGGCCAAAACTACAGCGCCTTCTCCAATGGAACGATTGACTGGAATGGAGCGCTTATTTCCTATATCGGTCTCCCGCTGTTTCTAACCGTTTGGCTCACCTATAAATTCATTAAGAAAACCAAAGTCGTTCCCCTGTCTGAATGCCGCTTTCTTCAAGAATAGAGACGGACATCGCCTCTTCAGCTGAAGATTCCATCCTTACTCTTATTTGGGTCATATATGGTACAATAATTTCTTAGATACAAAAAAGAATAAGGGTGAGCATATGACACAGCATGCGGCTAAAACAAAGCTTATCATTGAATACTGTTTCATTGTGATCGGGGCAGCCTTGGTTGGTTTGTCTTATAATTTGTTTTTGCTTCCGGCCAAGCTGGCTGCTGGAGGAGTTTCAGGCATCAGTACGATTATGTATGATTTGTACCAGTTCAACCCAGCATATGTTCAGTGGCTTATCAACCTTCCCCTCTTTATTCTGGGAATCGCCCTTCTCGGAAAGGATTTCAGCTTAAAAACCTTGGTGGGAACATTCTTTGTGCCCTTTACGATTTGGCTCAGTGCAGATATCCCATTTAAGGTGGATAATCCTTTGCTGGCAGCGATTTATGGAGGCATCCTGCTAGGAGTCGGGCTCGGCATCGTTTATCGCGGGAAAGGTTCAACAGGCGGCACAGCTACCATTGCCCAGCTTCTTAGAAAATTCACTGGACTTTCCAGCGGATACTCGCAATTTATTGTAGATGGTCTTGTCGTGATCAGCTCGGCTATTGTCTTTAATCTTGAGCTCGCCCTATATGCGATGATATCTATTTTCGTAACAAGTAAAGTGATCGACTTTGTTCAATTGCACTCTTCCTCCTCCAAGCTCGTGCTGATTATAACGGATAGAGAAGAGCAAATTCAATCGCTAATCAAGGACGAAATCGATCGCGGCTTTACTAAAATTCATTCCTTCGGCGGCTATTCCAATAAAGAAAAAACGCTGATTCTTTGCGTCATGGAACAGCAGGAAGCCATCTATTTCAAAAAGGCGCTGCAAGATCATCAATCAAGCTCTTTTGTCGTCTTCCTTAATGCATCTGAAATATTGGGGCGGGGGTTTTCACTAGCCAAATTTTACGATGGCGGTCCCCACTCATGACTTTCTTTGCCGCCACTAGAATTCCTTCCATGTTCCCTGATCCAAGCGCAAAAAAGCATTTTCTGGCCACCGCCTGCTGAATTGGAATTGTTTATTACAGAATGATAGTCCCTGGCATAAGCTTTCCCGCTGCCAGGGGCTATCTGCTAATCCCATTTAAATTTGCTTACTTGGTGATTCAGCTCTTCAGCAAGAATTGATAAAGAACGCGCATTTTCTG from Bacillus xiapuensis encodes:
- a CDS encoding YitT family protein, producing MTQHAAKTKLIIEYCFIVIGAALVGLSYNLFLLPAKLAAGGVSGISTIMYDLYQFNPAYVQWLINLPLFILGIALLGKDFSLKTLVGTFFVPFTIWLSADIPFKVDNPLLAAIYGGILLGVGLGIVYRGKGSTGGTATIAQLLRKFTGLSSGYSQFIVDGLVVISSAIVFNLELALYAMISIFVTSKVIDFVQLHSSSSKLVLIITDREEQIQSLIKDEIDRGFTKIHSFGGYSNKEKTLILCVMEQQEAIYFKKALQDHQSSSFVVFLNASEILGRGFSLAKFYDGGPHS